The following proteins are co-located in the Microplitis demolitor isolate Queensland-Clemson2020A chromosome 5, iyMicDemo2.1a, whole genome shotgun sequence genome:
- the LOC103573982 gene encoding uncharacterized protein LOC103573982 produces the protein MSDESDYYTEPVECNIYKRKYQILLERCEVLQQDNERLVYRFQKIRKLLKRTRKEKKFLIDRLDKHGDQWRDAPMGVLEENNIFSATVKPEKLNKCGLPVVKDEKLKKGTKRKGMKADPNAPKRPANPFFQFCQEQRPRVMERLAGEPEPSKQELTRQLATTWKSLTSEDKKVYYDMYERSKEKYVAEMQKYNKKSEEIPSQMPVNL, from the exons ATGTCAGATGAATCAGATTATTATACAGAACCTGTTGAgtgcaatatttataaacgtaAATATCAAATTCTACTTGAAAGATGTGAAGTTTTACAGCAG gacAATGAGAGACTTGTTTatcgatttcaaaaaattcgaaaacttttaaaacgaacgagaaaagaaaaaaa ATTCTTAATTGATCGGTTAGATAAACATGGTGATCAATGGCGTGATGCTCCGATGGGAGTATtggaagaaaataatatattttcagcAACAGTAAAgccagaaaaattaaataaatgtggATTACCGGTTGtaaaagatgaaaaattaaagaaaggAACCAAACGAAAAGGAATGAAAGCTGATCCTAATGCTCCAAAACGTCCAGcaaatcctttttttcaattttgtcaAGAACAGAGGCCACGTGTTATGGAAAGATTAGCTGGAGAACCAGAGCCAAGCAAACAAGAATTAACGCGACAATTAGCAACCACATGGAAGTCACTTACTTCTGAAGATAAAAAG gTTTATTATGACATGTATGAACGttctaaagaaaaatatgttgCAGAAatgcaaaaatataataaaaaaagtgaagaaATTCCTAGTCAAATGCCCGTTAATTTATAA
- the LOC103573997 gene encoding uncharacterized protein LOC103573997 produces MDPNVWPNSTDNESMNNYKADDEGVNIKFNWTKGDINSEALNSEFETSYVKSVQQINRDDNSVNMINKDQQEDDNDEEGVIGFVNDIIFDQVKPNYNSEIDGKNKITAQDNLKRPKSLFDSKIKNDEIIANGNNNKCLRVKFSSKKRKKTSSSRSKKEINKEQPSPSSISTSSCSPSTGVSSDEDNSSFEQFAEARPPDGGWGWVVVAAAFMVNLIADGITFSFGVIYVEFLNYFGEGKSKTAWIGSLFMAMPLLSGPVASFLTDRYGCRRVSIAGSILATLGFVISSFTSSMGVLIFTFGVVAGFGLSLCFVAAVVIVAYYFDKKRSFATGLSVCGSGIGTFIFAPVTQYLLAEYGWRGTTLILAGLFLNLAVCGCLMRDLEWTTVRAKAKCEERKRNRERKRTSRLQSSSVDSFSASLSINTTTQTPHTIGNSVSANPVDTDCLRRINKEDNNGKLFSSLLTLPTFLKNGDQVPLEVLDLLSTRKDVYNVLMHNYPRLLTSSRSISDSATLNDPMINCPTVKTGSPHSLNTPQINQYRKNQQPKQQNQQQHQQQHTTEKFNNSVKLNSDKIFNSEQQDNDDIAFNIAYLWWLNKNKADCSLKRSATLEAHRRVAPAYLRNVRVHRHSLTYRGAMLNINRYRLRASSCPDIYRNSMTTIAKTKFVWYSGLWEFWDLLVDMLDFSHFGVSEFLLFSISNFLLHTWYDVPYVYLTDNAIEMGFSETDASILISVIGIANMFGEIFLGWAGDRAWVNASIVYALCMIFCGIATSLIPLVTSNYYALCSVSAAFGIFIAANYSLTSIILVEVITLERFTNAYGLLLLVQGIANLMGPPLAGWLYDITGTYDLSFYLAGFFIGLSGVLLMVVPLMGYYKKFFKRKNADVPRDEFAEINSV; encoded by the exons atGGACCCGAATGTTTGGCCGAACTCAACTGATAATGaatcaatgaataattataaagccGACGATGAGggtgtaaatattaaattcaattggaCTAAAGGAGACATAAATTCCGAAGCATTAAACTCGGAGTTTGAAACTAGTTATGTTAAAAGTGTCCAGCAAATAAATCGTGACGATAATAGTGTCAATATGATTAATAAAGATCAACAAgaagatgataatgatgaagAAGGAGTTATAGGTTTTGTgaatgatattatttttgatcaaGTAAAACCAAATTATAATAGTGAAATagatggtaaaaataaaattaccgcgcaagataatttaaaacgaccaaaaagtttgtttgacagtaaaataaaaaatgatgaaataatagcaaatggtaataataataaatgtttaagaGTTAAATTTAGTTCGaagaaacgaaaaaaaacatCATCGTCAAgatcaaaaaaagaaataaacaaaGAACAGCCAAGTCCGTCATCTATTTCAACATCAAGTTGTTCACCATCAACTGGAGTTAGTTCTGATGAAGATAATTCGAGTTTTGAACAATTTGCGGAAGCTCGTCCACCTGATGGTGGATGGGGTTGGGTTGTAGTTGCAGCAGCATTTATGGTTAATTTAATTGCCGATGGAATAACATTTTCATTTGGAGTTATCtatgttgaatttttaaattactttggTGAAGGAAAATCTAAAACCGCTTGGATTGGATCACTGTTCATGGCAATGCCATTGTTGTCGGGACCAGTTGCAAGTTTTTTAACTGATCGTTATGGCTGTCGACGTGTTTCAATAGCTGGAAGTATACTTGCAACCCTTGGTTTTGTTATAAGCTCATTCACCAGCTCAATGGGCGTACTGATTTTCACATTTGGAGTTGTTGCGGGTTTCGGATTGTCACTGTGCTTTGTCGCAGCCGTTGTAATTGTCgcttattattttgataaaaaaagatcATTTGCTACGGGATTATCAGTTTGCGGTAGTGGAATTGGAACTTTTATATTTGCTCCAGtgacacaatatttattagcCGAATACGGTTGGCGTGGTACAACATTAATATTAGCtggattgtttttaaatttagcggtTTGTGGTTGTCTTATGCGTGATCTTGAGTGGACAACAGTACGTGCTAAAGCTAAATGTGAAGAACGTAAACGTAATAGAGAACGTAAAAGAACTAGTAGATTACAAAGTTCAAGTGTTGATTCATTTTCAGCAAGCTTGTCTATTAACACAACGACCCAAACACCTCATACTATTGGTAATTCAGTATCAGCAAATCCAGTAGACACAGATTGCCTTAGGCGAATTAACAAAGAAGACAAtaatggtaaattattttctagtcTTCTTACAttgccgacatttttaaaaaatggtgaTCAAGTACCTCTTGAAGTACTTGATCTTTTATCAACACGCAAAGACGTATATAATGTTTTAATGCACAATTATCCAAGACTTTTGACGTCTTCACGAAGTATAAGTGATTCAGCAACTTTAAATGATCCTATGATTAATTGTCCAACTGTCAAAACAGGAAGTCCTCATAGTTTAAATACACcgcaaataaatcaatatagaaaaaatcaaCAGCCAAAACAACAAAATCAACAACAGCATCAGCAACAACATacaacagaaaaatttaataattcagtGAAATTGAATtccgataaaattttcaattctgaACAACAAGACAACGACGATATTGCCTTTAATATTGCATACCTATGGTggctcaataaaaataaagctgATTGTTCTTTAAAAAGATCTGCAACACTTGAGGCACATCGTAGAGTAGCACCAGCATATTTGAGAAATGTCAGAGTTCACAGGCATAGTCTTACATACCGCGGTGCCATGCTCAACATCAACAGATATCGTTTAAGGGCATCTAGTTGTCCagatatttatagaaattcaATGACAACAATtgctaaaacaaaatttgtttggTACTCAGGCCTTTGGGAGTTTTGGGATTTACTTGTTGACATGCTAGATTTTTCACATTTTGGTGTTTCggaatttcttttattttctataagtaattttcttttacacACTTGGTACGATGTGCCTTATGTTTATCTTACTGACAATGCTATTGAGATGGGATTCAGTGAAACCGACGCGTCGATCCTCATTTCCGTTATTGGCATCGCTAATATGTTTGGCGAg ATTTTTCTTGGATGGGCTGGTGACAGAGCATGGGTGAATGCATCGATTGTCTACGCGCTTTGCATGATTTTCTGTGGTATTGCTACAAGTTTAATACCATTGGTTACGAGTAATTATTATGCATTGTGCTCAGTATCAGCAGCCTTTGGTATATTTATTGCCGCAAATTATAGTCTTACAAGTATCATACTTGTTGAAGTTATTACACTCGAACGATTTACAAACGCATATGGTCTACTTCTTCTTGTTCAAGGGATAGCTAATCTTATGGGCCCACCTTTAGCCG gcTGGCTCTATGACATCACTGGAACATATGATTTATCTTTTTATCTTGCCGGATTTTTTATCGGTTTGAGCGGTGTTCTTCTTATGGTAGTACCACTAATGGGatattataagaaattttttaagagaaaaaatgCTGACGTACCAAGAGATGAATTTGCTGAAATAAATagtgtataa